Proteins co-encoded in one Streptococcus parauberis NCFD 2020 genomic window:
- a CDS encoding DegV family protein — MSFYILTDSTADLDPHWAAEHEVDVLGLTISCDGKTYQTVGSDALSSSELLAMMKAGSKPQTSQVNIGEFEAYFRKQAQEGHPVLYIAFSSVLSGTYQSAVMAREMVLEDYPDAVIEIVDTLAAAGGEGYLSILAAQARDLGQSIQAAKALVEDFHPRLRTYFLVDDLYHLMRGGRLSKSSAIIGSLASIKPILWIDQAGKLVPIAKVRGRKKAIKEIVNQLTADIGHSTMIVGYSEDLAGAKELQETLLENPQVTDVLIMPLGPVIAAHVGPNTLAAFVFGQEKR; from the coding sequence ATGTCGTTTTACATACTTACGGATTCAACAGCGGACTTAGACCCGCACTGGGCAGCAGAACACGAGGTGGATGTCTTAGGTCTAACCATTTCTTGTGATGGCAAAACCTACCAAACTGTAGGCTCAGATGCCCTAAGCAGTTCTGAACTCTTAGCCATGATGAAGGCTGGCAGTAAACCCCAAACTAGCCAGGTCAATATCGGTGAGTTCGAAGCTTACTTCCGCAAACAGGCACAAGAAGGGCACCCAGTCCTCTACATCGCCTTTTCGTCGGTTCTGTCTGGAACTTACCAGAGTGCGGTCATGGCGCGTGAAATGGTTCTTGAGGATTATCCTGATGCGGTCATCGAGATTGTGGACACTCTAGCAGCCGCGGGCGGCGAAGGCTACCTGTCGATTCTGGCAGCGCAAGCTCGGGACCTAGGCCAGTCTATTCAGGCCGCCAAAGCTTTGGTTGAGGATTTCCACCCTCGTCTTCGAACATACTTCTTGGTTGACGATCTTTACCATCTGATGCGTGGCGGTCGTTTGTCAAAAAGCTCAGCCATTATCGGAAGCCTAGCCAGCATCAAGCCAATTCTCTGGATTGATCAAGCCGGAAAGTTGGTGCCCATCGCTAAAGTCCGTGGTCGCAAAAAAGCCATCAAGGAAATCGTGAATCAACTGACTGCTGATATCGGTCATTCAACAATGATTGTTGGTTATTCAGAAGATTTAGCAGGCGCTAAAGAACTACAGGAAACCCTTTTGGAGAATCCGCAAGTCACAGACGTGCTGAT